The sequence GTGCTCGTTCTGGACAAAGTGCCATTGTGATTGGCACGAGATCGGCATTGTTCACACAATTTTCTAATCTTGGTGCAATTATTTTAGACGAAGAACACGACGCGTCTTACAAACAGCAAGACAGTTGGCGTTATCACGCGCGAGACTTGGCGATTGTACTTGCTCAAAAACTAAATATTGCCGTATTAATGGGCTCCGCCACGCCAAGTTTAGAAAGTATTAATAATGTACAAAACGGCAAATACCAACATTTAGTTTTATCAAAAAGAGCGGGAAATTCTACCGCACTTCGTCATTTCGTTATTGATTTGAAAAATCAACACATACAAAATGGGCTTTCAAAACCCTTATTGGAACGGATGAAAGCTCACCTCGAAAAAGGCAATCAAGTGTTGCTTTTCTTAAATCGTCGTGGCTTTGCGCCCATATTGCTTTGTCACGAATGTGGTTGGATTGCACAATGCCCTCATTGTGAAAAACCTTATACCTATCATCAGCATCAAAATGTATTGCGTTGTCATCATTGCGGTGCACAGAAAACTATTCCTCGTCAATGTGGCGATTGTGGTTCTACCCATTTAGTTACCACAGGTCTCGGCACAGAACAATTAGAAGAAACCTTGAAAATGCTATTTCCTAATTATTCTGTGGCTCGAATCGACCGCGATAGCACTGCGCGTAAAGGAAAATTGGAAGGTTATTTAGAAGATATTCAACAAGGCAAAAGTCAAATTTTGATTGGCACACAAATGCTGGCGAAAGGACATCATTTTCCGAATGTTACCCTCGTTGCCTTAGTGAATGTAGATAGCGCATTATTTTCACTGGATTTTCGTGCAGAAGAACGTTTAGCTCAACTTTATATTCAAGTTGCTGGACGAGCTGGACGTGCCGATAAACAAGGCGAAGTCGTGCTACAAACACATTATCCTGATCACCCTTTGCTTACCACGTTATTAGCGAATGGCTACCAAGCTTTTGCAAAAGAAACCTTACAATTACGCCATTCAATGGGATTGCCACCTTTCACTTTTCAGGCATTATTTAAAGCACAGGCTCGCCATTCTGAGCTTGCAGAAAATTGCTTAAGCCAGGTTGCAGATTTTTTTCAATCGAAGCAAATCACGGGATTACAAATGCTTGGCCCAATGCCTGCACCGTTCAGCAAAAAAGCAGGGCAATATCGCTGGCAGTTATTATTGCAGCATCCTTCAAGAATGACGTTGCAAAAAGCATTAAGAGAATATCAACAAGCCGAAATTGAAAAAAACAGCCAAGTGCGGTTAATTTTGGACGTCGATCCGCAAGACTTATCATAAAAAATGCGGTGAAAATTCACCGCACTTTCTCTATAAAATCTATTTGAAATCCTCGACATCCCCCAATAGACAAGCATATTTTGCCGTATTGGGACTGGACTCCAAGGCAATTTTTAATGCCATCGTCAGAGGAACAGACAGTAGCATTCCCACTGTTCCAAGTAACCATCCCCAAAACAATAATGAAAGGAACACCACTAACGTTGAAAGCCCTAATCGTTGGCCCATCATTTTAGGCTCAATAATGTTACCGACAACCATATTGATCGCAATAACACCGATTGCCACACCAAAGCCAATTCCAAAACCGTTCAGTAATAAGGCTTGAACAATAATCGGAATAGCCGCGATGATTGAACCAATATTCGGAATATAATTCAGCAAGAAACTCAAGGTTGCCCACAAAATGGCATATTGAACCCCACAAGCCTCTAACAAAATAAAAATACCAACGCCAGTAAGCAAACTCGTGATACTTTTAATGCCAAGATAACCAATTACGCCTTGTAAAACGCGGTCAATATGGCGTTCTTCTTTGGCGGCATCATGAGGGGTGGAACTAATCACCATAGCAAATTTATGTTTCATCGTTGGTGCTTCAGCAAGCATAAAAATCACGACCAACACCAAAACAAACACATTACTCACCACACCAGAGAAATTCAACAATACTCGGCTCACAAAATTCATAATGATGCTTGGGTCAAAATTTTCTTGGATGGTTTCACGCGAAAGCGTGAAAGGCAGATTGAAACCTTGCAACAATCCAGTTAAATCACTCACGCGTTGTGAAAGCAAAACTTTATATTGTGGAATTGATTGGGTAAATTCTCTTGCCGTGCTGTTAATCAGCCCGACTAAGAAGAAAAACACCAAAGAAATCAAGACGAAAAGCAAAGTAATGGCTAACCAATGAGGAATTCGGCGTTGCGTCATCGCCTTAATCATCGGTGAACAAATTATCGCGATAAATAGCGATAGCAAGAATGGCACCACAATTTCTGCCGCCAATGCTACGCCAGCTAAGATAATAATCACCGAAGCAATGCTAAGCAAAGTGCGGTGTAAATTTAAATTATTTTTCACTAAATCGCCTCCTCGTTTTCTTCGCCTGTGCGAATGCGGATCGCTCGCTCAACGTTATAAACAAAAATTTTGCCGTCACCAATTTTGCCTGTTTGTGCCGTTTCAATAATAGCTTCAATACATTGATCCACAAGCTCATCAGGAACCACT comes from Haemophilus haemolyticus and encodes:
- the priA gene encoding primosomal protein N', yielding MKIVRVALAVPLPRLFDYLFPDDVSLQIGTRVLVPFGTQKRVAIVADFPTKSDVPEDKLKTILQPLDLAPLFTPIYWDWLHWAANYYQAGLGDVLFQALPVKLRNGESAVKNDRTFWRITDAGKNALEQGELKRSKKQAEALQCLSETDLEKGNNDFSSAIWSALKAKGFIEEITLQTKPLSWQQSLGDNPIINTENRLTLNKQQALAFSQLRFHSGFNVWLLDGVTGSGKTEIYLQYIEEILKSGKQVLVLVPEIGLTPQTVHRFKARFNVEIDVLHSNLTDIQRLYVWDRARSGQSAIVIGTRSALFTQFSNLGAIILDEEHDASYKQQDSWRYHARDLAIVLAQKLNIAVLMGSATPSLESINNVQNGKYQHLVLSKRAGNSTALRHFVIDLKNQHIQNGLSKPLLERMKAHLEKGNQVLLFLNRRGFAPILLCHECGWIAQCPHCEKPYTYHQHQNVLRCHHCGAQKTIPRQCGDCGSTHLVTTGLGTEQLEETLKMLFPNYSVARIDRDSTARKGKLEGYLEDIQQGKSQILIGTQMLAKGHHFPNVTLVALVNVDSALFSLDFRAEERLAQLYIQVAGRAGRADKQGEVVLQTHYPDHPLLTTLLANGYQAFAKETLQLRHSMGLPPFTFQALFKAQARHSELAENCLSQVADFFQSKQITGLQMLGPMPAPFSKKAGQYRWQLLLQHPSRMTLQKALREYQQAEIEKNSQVRLILDVDPQDLS
- a CDS encoding AI-2E family transporter, yielding MKNNLNLHRTLLSIASVIIILAGVALAAEIVVPFLLSLFIAIICSPMIKAMTQRRIPHWLAITLLFVLISLVFFFLVGLINSTAREFTQSIPQYKVLLSQRVSDLTGLLQGFNLPFTLSRETIQENFDPSIIMNFVSRVLLNFSGVVSNVFVLVLVVIFMLAEAPTMKHKFAMVISSTPHDAAKEERHIDRVLQGVIGYLGIKSITSLLTGVGIFILLEACGVQYAILWATLSFLLNYIPNIGSIIAAIPIIVQALLLNGFGIGFGVAIGVIAINMVVGNIIEPKMMGQRLGLSTLVVFLSLLFWGWLLGTVGMLLSVPLTMALKIALESSPNTAKYACLLGDVEDFK